One Lemur catta isolate mLemCat1 chromosome 15, mLemCat1.pri, whole genome shotgun sequence genomic window carries:
- the SHPK gene encoding sedoheptulokinase, whose translation MAARPVTLGIDLGTTSVKAALLGAAPEDPSEFVVLASSARAARAEVAAESSAAGPQGREQDVSRIIQALNECIAALPRQQLRNIRGIGVSGQMHGVMFWKTGQGCEWTEGGAAPLFEPRAVSHLITWQDGRCSSGFLASLPQPESHLSVATGFGCATIFWLLKNRPEFLKSYDAAGTIHDYVVAMLCGLPRPLMSDQNAASWGYFNTQSQSWNSEILKGSGFPIHLLPDIAEPGSVAGRTSHVWLEIPKGTLVGVAMGDLQASVYSCMAQRTDAVLNISTSVQLAASMPAGFQPAQTPDPAAPVAYFPYFNRTYLGVAASLNGGNVLATFVHMLAEWMADLGLEVEESTVYSRMIQAAVQQKDTCLTITPTVLGERHLPDELASVTRISSSDLSLGHVTRALCRGIVQNLHSMLPFQQLQEWGVERVMGSGSALSRNEVLKQEVQRAFPLPVAFGQDVDAAVGAALIMLQKNLHQKS comes from the exons ATGGCTGCGCGGCCCGTCACTCTCGGCATTGACCTGGGCACCACATCTGTGAAGGCGGCCCTGCTAGGGGCTGCGCCTGAGGACCCATCCGAATTCGTGGTCCTGGCGAGCTCTGCCCGGGCTGCGCGAGCAGAGGTGGCAGCAGAGAGCTCGGCGGCCGGGCCCCAG GGACGGGAGCAGGATGTGAGTAGAATCATCCAGGCCCTCAACGAGTGCATTGCTGCCCTTCCTCGGCAACAGCTCCGGAACATCAGGGGCATCGGAGTGTCGGGACAAATGCATGGAGTCATGTTTTGGAAAACAGGCCAAG GCTGTGAATGGACAGAGGGAGGGGCTGCCCCCCTGTTCGAGCCCAGAGCTGTGAGCCACCTGATCACATGGCAGGATGGCCGGTGTAGCAGTGGgttcctggcctctctgccccagccagaATCCCATCTCAGCGTGGCCACGGGGTTCGGCTGTGCAACCATCTTCTGGCTTTTGAAAAATCG CCCAGAGTTCCTGAAGTCCTACGATGCAGCTGGCACCATCCACGACTATGTGGTTGCCATGCTGTGTGGCTTGCCGAGACCCCTGATGTCTGACCAGAATGCTGCTAGCTGGGGATATTTCAACACTCAGAGCCAAAGCTGGAACTCGGAGAT ACTGAAGGGCTCAGGCTTTCCCATCCACCTGCTCCCGGACATCGCTGAGCCTGGCAGTGTGGCAGGCAGAACTTCCCACGTGTGGCTTGAAATCCCAAAGGGGACGCTGGTGGGAGTGGCCATGGGTGATTTACAGGCCTCTGTCTATTCCTGCATGGCCCAAAGGACAGACGCAG TTCTCAACATCAGCACCTCGGTCCAGCTGGCAGCCTCCATGCCTGCAGGGTTCCAGCCGGCGCAGACCCCAGACCCCGCGGCTCCCGTCGCCTACTTCCCATACTTCAACAGGACGTACCTGGGGGTGGCAGCATCTCTCAACGGGGGCAACGTGCTGGCCACGTTCGTCCACATGCTGGCTGAGTGGATGGCAGATCTAG GCCTGGAGGTTGAAGAGTCCACTGTGTATTCACGCATGATCCAGGCAGCTGTGCAGCAGAAAGACACCTGCCTAACCATCACCCCAACAGTGCTGGGGGAGAGGCACCTGCCGGACGAGCTGGCCTCAGTGACCAGAATCTCCTCCTCTGACCTCTCCCTGGGGCACGTGACCCGCGCCCTGTGCCGAGGCATTGTTCAGAACCTGCACTCCATGCTCCCGTTTCAGCAGCTGCAGGAGTGGGGCGTGGAGCGGGTGATGGGCAGTGGGAGCGCACTGTCCAGGAACGAGGTGCTGAAGCAGGAGGTGCAGAGGGCTTTCCCTTTGCCGGTGGCCTTTGGGCAGGACGTGGACGCAGCTGTCGGGGCAGCTCTGATCATGCTCCAGAAAAACCTCCACCAGAAGTCTTAG